The following are encoded together in the Novipirellula artificiosorum genome:
- the pepT gene encoding peptidase T, whose product MNRITINRSRLLDRFLRYVRIDTAADPNSDRYPSTEKQRDLALVLAEELTAMPLTDAHVDDNALVWGTVPATNGGNTPTVAFVAHLDTSPEAPSHQVSPQVIHAYAGGDISLPSGNDITVAGCPALQKLIGKTLVTSDGTTLLGGDDKAGVAIIMELAHTLIENPQLQHGDVRLLFTCDEEIGRGTDKIDLEKVDAMVAYTLDGGGAGVIDVETFSADAATVRFTGHNIHPAIAKGVMVNAMRAAADFVAKLPRTKQTPETTSERDGFIHPHTLRGGVGEATVELILRSFDTDELVTLAEIVRQTADAAAEGTPGVQVDVAVRRQYRNLREGLETLPQSVGLAEKAFENLGRSCTQEIIRGGTDGSQLTEKGLPTPNLSSGQHNIHSVTEFACLDEMVEATEHLIELLSLWSDQRC is encoded by the coding sequence ATGAATCGAATCACGATCAATCGTTCACGACTACTCGATCGCTTTCTCCGCTACGTCCGCATCGATACCGCCGCGGACCCCAACAGCGATCGATATCCCAGCACGGAAAAACAACGTGACTTGGCTCTGGTGTTGGCCGAGGAACTAACCGCGATGCCCCTTACCGATGCCCATGTCGATGATAACGCTTTGGTGTGGGGAACCGTTCCGGCAACCAACGGTGGAAACACTCCCACGGTCGCTTTCGTGGCGCATCTCGATACGTCGCCCGAGGCTCCTTCGCATCAGGTTTCCCCGCAAGTGATTCACGCCTACGCCGGTGGAGACATCAGCTTACCCTCCGGTAACGACATTACGGTTGCCGGCTGTCCCGCACTCCAAAAACTGATCGGCAAAACGCTTGTCACCAGCGACGGAACGACTTTGCTTGGCGGTGATGACAAAGCGGGCGTTGCCATCATCATGGAGTTGGCACATACGCTGATCGAAAATCCGCAGTTACAACATGGCGATGTCCGTTTGTTGTTTACATGTGATGAAGAAATCGGCCGAGGAACCGACAAGATCGATCTCGAAAAAGTTGATGCCATGGTTGCCTACACCCTCGACGGCGGCGGCGCAGGAGTGATCGATGTCGAAACCTTCTCAGCGGATGCCGCGACGGTTCGTTTTACCGGTCACAACATCCATCCGGCGATCGCCAAAGGGGTGATGGTCAATGCAATGCGAGCGGCTGCGGACTTTGTGGCCAAGTTGCCTCGGACAAAACAGACACCGGAAACCACATCGGAGCGAGATGGTTTCATTCATCCTCACACCCTTCGCGGTGGCGTCGGGGAAGCGACCGTGGAATTGATCCTGCGTTCTTTTGATACCGACGAACTGGTCACGCTTGCAGAGATCGTTCGCCAAACCGCCGACGCGGCAGCCGAGGGGACCCCAGGCGTCCAAGTTGATGTTGCGGTACGACGCCAATACCGAAACCTGCGCGAAGGACTCGAAACGCTGCCTCAGTCGGTTGGCTTAGCGGAAAAAGCGTTTGAAAACCTGGGGCGATCATGCACCCAAGAGATCATTCGCGGTGGTACCGATGGCAGCCAGTTGACGGAAAAGGGTTTACCCACCCCTAATCTTTCCAGTGGCCAGCACAACATCCATAGCGTCACAGAATTCGCCTGCCTTGACGAGATGGTTGAGGCGACCGAGCATTTGATTGAACTGCTTTCGCTGTGGAGCGACCAACGCTGCTAG
- a CDS encoding 3'-5' exonuclease → MAEKVSHLIFDVESIADGDLISAVRYGGQGLTAEQAIATYQDELVELNGTTFIPHTYQIPISVVIAKIASDFRLIDIVSLDEPEFRPHVITEHFWRGWELYGKPQWVTFNGRSFDLPVMELAAFRFGISIGPWFKSDGYRSPRNRFSTDAHLDLQELLTNFGAARCNGGLNLVSKLINKPGKMDVTGDQVQKQADEGQYKAISDYCRCDVLDTYFVFLRAMVMMGKTTLEKEIQLVEQTRLWIEERAESCDAYAAYLNAWTEWNSPWPQKQDPPAEESKDSA, encoded by the coding sequence ATGGCCGAGAAAGTGTCTCATTTGATCTTCGACGTTGAGAGCATCGCGGACGGGGACCTCATTTCGGCGGTGCGCTATGGTGGCCAGGGTCTTACGGCCGAGCAAGCGATTGCCACCTATCAGGACGAGCTTGTCGAGCTCAACGGGACGACGTTCATCCCGCACACGTATCAGATTCCCATTTCCGTGGTGATTGCCAAGATCGCGTCCGATTTTCGCTTGATCGATATCGTCTCGCTCGATGAACCGGAATTTCGACCGCATGTGATCACCGAACATTTTTGGCGAGGTTGGGAATTGTATGGTAAGCCACAATGGGTAACCTTCAACGGGCGATCGTTTGACTTGCCGGTCATGGAATTGGCCGCCTTTCGGTTCGGCATTTCGATCGGGCCGTGGTTCAAGTCCGATGGTTATCGGTCGCCACGAAACCGGTTCAGCACCGATGCTCACTTGGATCTGCAGGAGTTGTTGACCAATTTTGGTGCGGCTCGCTGCAATGGTGGGCTCAACTTGGTTTCCAAATTGATCAACAAGCCGGGCAAGATGGACGTGACCGGCGACCAGGTGCAAAAACAAGCCGACGAGGGGCAATACAAGGCAATCAGCGATTATTGCCGCTGTGACGTCCTCGACACCTATTTTGTCTTTTTGCGAGCAATGGTGATGATGGGGAAAACGACGCTGGAAAAGGAGATCCAGCTGGTCGAACAGACGCGGCTTTGGATCGAGGAACGTGCCGAGTCCTGCGACGCCTACGCCGCCTATTTGAATGCCTGGACCGAGTGGAACAGCCCTTGGCCGCAAAAACAGGACCCGCCCGCGGAGGAGTCAAAGGATTCGGCTTAG
- a CDS encoding alkaline phosphatase codes for MSFRVPLLVFCLTVCLPSLSASAQDASPIRALLEEQKTRDTSIDSVDRMRDSQSDAIKNQKAAWGHWGHLPNRYSTWVNHSNRLIPMYTFGITLDSLREEDSIYADAKRLETLYGSIPSHTLDPSATHFDQTDVYRLQKMAADAGKQQIIVMVFDGMDWPTTRAAAVYQSGRVGYDSGRGTGLLFQDYLGATTDFGEFVTSPRLDGSKFDVNSQVLLSGPKNATGGYDVNRGGRYPWREQSQRDYLIGLDRERPHTVTDSAASATSLFSGIKTYNGAINVAADGTQVLPIARTLQQKGYRIGVVSSVPVSHATPAATYANNVTRADYQDLARDLLGLASVSHRDESLRGVDVLIGSGWGEGTGKDNAQGDNFAQGNKYLHEQDLRRVDIKNGGSYVVAQRREGECGKDSILRAAKRAVDQDARFVGFYGTKGGHLPFQTADGQFNPTFDIKGTETYSEADIHENPTLADMTEAALTVLEKSPQGFWLMIEAGDVDWANHANNLDSSIGAVLSGDAAFKRVVEWTERNNAWDETAIIVTADHGHFLVIDDAEVIASAGRAE; via the coding sequence ATGTCCTTCCGCGTTCCCCTGCTCGTTTTCTGCCTCACCGTTTGTCTGCCCAGCCTCAGCGCATCCGCCCAGGATGCAAGCCCGATCCGAGCGCTGTTGGAAGAACAAAAAACAAGGGACACGTCGATCGACTCGGTCGATCGAATGCGTGACTCTCAGTCCGATGCCATCAAGAACCAAAAGGCTGCATGGGGACATTGGGGACATCTTCCAAATCGCTACAGCACATGGGTCAACCACAGCAATCGATTGATTCCAATGTATACGTTTGGCATCACATTGGATTCGCTGCGCGAAGAAGACAGCATTTATGCCGACGCGAAGAGACTCGAAACGTTGTACGGATCCATTCCTAGCCACACGCTCGACCCGTCGGCGACGCACTTTGACCAAACCGATGTCTATCGCTTACAGAAAATGGCAGCGGATGCAGGAAAGCAACAGATCATTGTGATGGTATTTGACGGAATGGATTGGCCTACCACCCGGGCTGCGGCGGTCTACCAATCCGGTAGGGTTGGCTACGACAGTGGACGTGGAACCGGGCTGCTGTTTCAAGACTACCTTGGTGCCACGACCGACTTCGGCGAATTTGTAACAAGTCCACGGCTTGATGGCTCCAAGTTCGATGTCAATTCGCAAGTCCTACTGAGTGGCCCCAAGAACGCGACTGGCGGCTACGATGTCAACCGTGGTGGCCGGTACCCTTGGCGTGAGCAAAGCCAACGCGATTACTTGATCGGCCTCGATCGAGAGCGGCCGCATACGGTTACGGATTCTGCCGCATCGGCCACCAGCTTGTTTTCCGGAATCAAAACCTACAATGGAGCCATCAATGTCGCAGCGGATGGAACGCAAGTCCTACCGATTGCTCGAACCTTGCAACAGAAAGGCTACCGTATCGGCGTCGTTTCCAGTGTGCCCGTAAGCCATGCGACCCCCGCTGCGACCTACGCCAACAACGTCACACGCGCTGACTACCAAGACCTGGCACGAGATCTGCTCGGTCTCGCTTCGGTCTCACATCGTGACGAATCGCTACGGGGAGTGGATGTGTTGATCGGCAGTGGATGGGGAGAAGGAACGGGCAAAGACAACGCTCAAGGCGATAACTTTGCTCAGGGCAACAAGTACCTGCACGAGCAAGACCTGCGCCGAGTCGACATCAAGAACGGTGGCAGCTACGTGGTCGCTCAACGTCGCGAGGGTGAGTGCGGTAAGGATTCGATTCTCCGTGCCGCAAAGCGAGCCGTCGACCAAGACGCACGCTTTGTTGGCTTTTATGGCACCAAGGGGGGGCACTTACCGTTCCAAACCGCGGATGGGCAATTCAACCCAACCTTTGACATCAAAGGGACCGAGACGTACAGCGAAGCGGACATCCATGAAAATCCAACGCTCGCAGACATGACCGAAGCCGCACTGACCGTACTCGAAAAATCACCGCAAGGTTTTTGGTTGATGATTGAAGCTGGAGACGTGGATTGGGCAAACCACGCCAACAACCTGGACAGCAGCATCGGCGCTGTTTTGAGTGGTGATGCGGCATTCAAACGCGTCGTCGAGTGGACCGAACGAAACAATGCCTGGGACGAAACCGCAATCATCGTCACGGCCGATCACGGTCACTTCCTCGTCATCGACGACGCCGAAGTCATCGCATCGGCTGGACGAGCCGAATGA
- a CDS encoding alpha/beta hydrolase, which produces MRIKAAADVQTSPSMRLLSGRFLMTSRDFVNEWSPVSFGFVNPRPLVVVFYVCLISIAMASLAVGQDRGAKKKEGPLPVEPMTLKTRDGISLRAAYFPSKKQKDAIPVLLIHEWQGQGSPYLKLVLALQEAGCAVLVPEYRGHGGSKDYVDIRGNIQQFNPATMGKRDVERIIAFDLEEAKQFLKEKNNKGELNLNALVLVGIREGGIFASLFTVRDWRWPSVGRKKQGQDVKALVLISPEKQMKGLSIDSTLTDPNLIRLPILVVAGDTSPDAAEANRVSKRIEGYKKRMGQGKAIGFKQEMLKTSLSGPALVNEAEKLIPTVVSFVTENVSADGEQNPWVNRQ; this is translated from the coding sequence ATGCGTATCAAGGCAGCCGCTGATGTTCAAACGAGTCCGTCCATGCGACTGTTGTCAGGTCGATTCTTGATGACGTCCCGCGATTTTGTTAACGAGTGGTCGCCTGTCTCCTTCGGCTTTGTCAACCCGCGGCCTCTCGTCGTCGTTTTCTATGTCTGTTTGATATCGATCGCCATGGCTTCCCTTGCGGTCGGGCAAGACCGTGGCGCGAAGAAAAAAGAGGGGCCCTTGCCGGTTGAGCCGATGACGCTGAAGACGCGAGATGGCATTTCTCTACGCGCGGCCTACTTTCCCTCGAAAAAGCAAAAGGATGCCATTCCGGTGCTGTTGATCCACGAGTGGCAAGGGCAAGGCAGTCCGTACTTGAAATTGGTACTTGCGTTGCAAGAAGCGGGCTGTGCGGTGTTGGTTCCGGAATACCGTGGCCACGGTGGCAGCAAAGACTACGTCGACATCCGCGGCAATATTCAGCAATTCAATCCTGCGACAATGGGCAAGCGTGATGTCGAAAGGATTATTGCCTTCGATCTGGAAGAAGCGAAGCAGTTCCTGAAAGAAAAGAACAACAAGGGCGAACTCAATTTAAACGCTTTGGTCTTGGTCGGAATCCGTGAGGGCGGTATTTTTGCGTCGCTGTTTACCGTCCGTGATTGGCGGTGGCCGTCGGTAGGACGAAAAAAACAGGGCCAAGATGTTAAGGCCCTCGTGTTGATCTCGCCTGAGAAACAGATGAAGGGGCTATCCATTGATTCAACGCTGACCGATCCCAACTTGATTCGTTTGCCGATCTTGGTCGTTGCGGGCGATACCAGCCCCGATGCAGCGGAAGCCAATCGTGTTTCGAAACGCATCGAAGGTTACAAAAAACGTATGGGGCAAGGAAAAGCGATTGGTTTCAAACAGGAAATGCTCAAGACAAGCTTGAGCGGTCCCGCATTGGTGAACGAAGCTGAAAAGCTGATTCCTACGGTCGTGTCCTTTGTGACCGAAAACGTTTCCGCCGATGGCGAACAAAACCCATGGGTCAATCGCCAGTAA
- a CDS encoding aminotransferase class I/II-fold pyridoxal phosphate-dependent enzyme, translating into MKSFDYLADRLDALAEQHRLRRLVPRNVMGASLLDASCDSLINFGGNDYLGLAANLTTAEIATGSTSSALVCGWTVLHEQLAQRLAVLESTEAAVLFPSGYAACSGTIATLAEPGDLILSDQLNHASLIDGCRLSAAECVVYPHRDFHFVADVLAKQRERFHRVWIVTDGVFSMDGHIAPLVELCDVADRFETHMVVDEAHGTGVLGRSGSGVCEALGVKHRVAIRIGTLSKAVGCQGGFVAGPKLVVDYLINRCRSLIFSTALAPAAVMASMTAIESFERESHRRVRVQRLARELRRRLSLRASCDLEASVPIVPIVLGDDRHTMEVSARLARAGYFVPAIRPPTVPPGTSRLRISLSALHTDAMLDGLIDTLSNLMKRSE; encoded by the coding sequence ATGAAATCATTTGACTACCTTGCCGATCGCCTCGATGCACTGGCTGAGCAGCATCGGCTGCGGCGATTGGTACCGCGTAATGTCATGGGGGCGAGTTTGCTCGATGCTAGCTGCGACTCACTGATCAACTTTGGCGGCAACGACTACCTTGGACTTGCGGCGAATCTTACCACTGCGGAAATCGCTACCGGAAGCACCTCCAGTGCTTTGGTGTGCGGATGGACGGTATTGCACGAACAACTCGCCCAACGACTGGCAGTTCTCGAATCGACCGAAGCTGCGGTGTTGTTCCCAAGCGGCTACGCGGCTTGTAGTGGAACGATCGCGACCTTGGCCGAGCCAGGTGACTTGATTCTTAGCGACCAACTCAATCATGCCTCGTTAATTGACGGATGCCGGTTGTCCGCCGCGGAGTGCGTCGTGTACCCCCACCGCGATTTTCACTTCGTCGCGGACGTTTTGGCAAAGCAGCGTGAGCGGTTCCATCGTGTTTGGATCGTGACCGATGGCGTGTTCAGCATGGACGGCCACATTGCGCCGCTTGTCGAACTGTGTGATGTCGCCGATCGATTCGAAACGCACATGGTTGTCGACGAAGCCCATGGCACCGGCGTGCTCGGGCGGTCCGGCAGTGGAGTCTGCGAGGCGTTGGGCGTGAAGCATCGGGTGGCGATTCGAATTGGCACGCTCAGCAAGGCAGTGGGTTGCCAAGGCGGTTTCGTAGCAGGGCCCAAGTTGGTGGTGGACTATTTGATCAACCGTTGCCGTTCCTTGATCTTCAGCACGGCACTTGCCCCCGCCGCGGTGATGGCTTCGATGACGGCGATCGAGTCATTCGAGCGGGAGTCGCATCGTCGCGTTCGTGTCCAGCGGCTCGCTCGCGAACTACGCCGCCGGCTGTCGCTTCGAGCATCGTGCGATCTCGAGGCCTCCGTGCCGATCGTTCCTATCGTGCTTGGGGATGATCGCCACACGATGGAGGTATCGGCTCGACTCGCAAGGGCGGGCTATTTCGTCCCCGCGATCCGACCACCGACGGTCCCCCCCGGCACTTCACGGCTGCGGATCTCCCTTTCGGCCCTCCACACGGACGCCATGCTTGACGGCTTGATCGATACGTTATCGAACCTGATGAAGCGGTCCGAATAG
- a CDS encoding BaiN/RdsA family NAD(P)/FAD-dependent oxidoreductase, which produces MDGATQRLDSEIQERGPGQIHHHKKIVIIGAGAAGLIAAAAAAKRSAEVVLLEKNSKTGAKILMSGGTRCNVTQDTDARGILTGFGHAARFLQRSVGAFPPHEVVRMFAELGVATKVESTGKVFPQSDRAIEVRDALERQAVDAGVKILRKQSVHRLLREPSNWWVETEQDRFSADRVIVTSGGRSWPACGTTGDAYGWLQQLGHTLIATRPALVPLTGGDRWTHELSGITLDDCIVTAKNHSVDQKKHQMARRASWLFTHFGFSGPAAMDISRIVTLNEDRKRLQVTLDVLPDRSAESIETTLVEAAAVSGARKISSLLSDWLPSRFATALALETCADPAIAELSRLGRRTVVSSLKALPLPITGTRGFAKAEVTAGGVSLNEVNPRTMESKIVPGLYIAGEVLDVDGWIGGYNFQAAFSTGRAAGIAAASP; this is translated from the coding sequence TTGGACGGGGCAACTCAGCGGTTAGACTCTGAGATTCAAGAACGAGGACCAGGACAAATTCATCACCACAAAAAGATCGTCATCATCGGTGCGGGGGCGGCAGGCTTGATCGCGGCGGCGGCAGCCGCCAAACGATCCGCCGAAGTCGTCTTGCTCGAAAAAAACAGCAAGACGGGCGCCAAGATCCTGATGTCCGGCGGCACGCGTTGCAACGTGACCCAAGACACCGACGCACGCGGTATCTTGACCGGATTTGGCCATGCAGCACGATTCTTGCAACGCAGTGTTGGGGCATTTCCACCACACGAAGTGGTGCGAATGTTCGCAGAACTCGGAGTGGCGACGAAGGTCGAATCAACGGGCAAGGTCTTTCCACAAAGCGACCGAGCGATCGAGGTCCGCGATGCCCTCGAGCGCCAAGCAGTCGACGCGGGCGTGAAGATCCTCCGCAAGCAATCGGTCCATCGACTCCTTCGCGAACCGTCGAATTGGTGGGTCGAAACCGAGCAGGACCGTTTTTCCGCCGATCGCGTGATCGTGACCTCAGGTGGCCGCAGTTGGCCCGCGTGTGGTACCACTGGCGATGCCTACGGCTGGCTGCAACAACTCGGTCACACCCTGATCGCGACGCGACCCGCCCTCGTTCCGCTGACCGGCGGCGATCGATGGACACACGAATTGTCGGGGATCACGTTAGACGACTGCATCGTAACGGCAAAGAACCATTCGGTCGATCAAAAGAAGCATCAGATGGCTCGCCGGGCCTCGTGGCTGTTCACTCATTTTGGCTTCTCGGGGCCTGCCGCAATGGATATCAGCCGCATTGTCACTCTGAACGAAGATCGCAAACGATTGCAAGTCACGCTCGACGTGCTGCCCGATCGTTCTGCCGAGTCGATCGAAACCACCCTGGTTGAGGCTGCCGCTGTGTCAGGAGCCCGCAAAATCTCCTCGCTGCTCAGCGATTGGCTGCCAAGTCGTTTTGCAACCGCCCTCGCCTTGGAAACCTGTGCGGACCCCGCGATCGCCGAACTGTCTCGATTGGGGCGGCGAACCGTTGTGTCCAGCCTGAAAGCGTTACCGCTACCTATCACCGGCACGCGTGGTTTTGCGAAAGCCGAAGTGACCGCTGGCGGCGTCTCGTTGAATGAAGTCAATCCACGAACGATGGAAAGCAAAATCGTTCCGGGGCTGTACATCGCCGGCGAAGTTCTCGACGTCGACGGCTGGATTGGTGGTTACAACTTCCAAGCGGCCTTTAGCACCGGCCGCGCGGCGGGAATCGCTGCGGCCAGTCCCTAA